ACGGGCCGCCCGGTGGCGGTGCCACAGGAGGCGGCGAAGCGGGTGGCCGCACGCGTCCGAACGATTGGGAGTTGGGGGTGTCGGTCGTCAAGGGCCCTCGCGCCGCCGGAAGGGCGGCCCAAATGATTATACACGCGCCGGTTCCGGTCGTCCGCCTGTCGATGGTCATCCCGGCATTAAATGAGGCCGAAGCCCTGCCGGGCACGCTCCGGAGCCTCGAAAGGCAGGAGGCCGATCCGCCGTTTGAGGTCATCCTGGCGGACGGGGGGAGCCGGGACGGTACCATCCCCCTGTTCCAGGAGATGACCCGGGACTGGCCCCACGGCCAGCGGTCGGCGCAAGTCGTCGCCTGCCCGCGGCCGGGCCGGGGAGAGCAGATGAACGCCGGGGCAGGCGTGGCTAAAGGCGACGCGCTGGTCTTCCTGCACGCCGACACGCAGCTCGGTTCCGGCGCCACTCGGGCGATCCTCCGGGCGCTCTCCGACCCCGAAGTGATCGGGGGGGGCTTCAGGCATTCCTTTTCGGACGCGGGGCCCGTCCTGCGAGTCATCTCCCTGTACGCAACCGCCCGATCGCTTCTGCGGGGCATCCATTACGGCGACCAGGCGATCTTCGCGCGCCGATCTGTCTTCGAGGCGATCGGCGGGTTCACGCGCGAGCCGCTGTTCGAGGACCTCGAGCTTTCGCGGCGCCTGCGGAAGAGAGGCAGGGTGGTCACCCTGCCCATGGCGGTCTCGACCTCGGCGCGGCGCCTGCGCCAGGGGGGAATCGTGCGGACGGCCGCACGCTTTGCCTGGCTCAAGGTGCGTCACGCCTTCGGGGCCGACCCCTCTCGACTGAAGGCCCGCTATCCCGATGTCCGCTAGCGGGATTCCTTCGCCGTGGGGCCAGGCCTGCCCGCGGGCGGTTCTTCTGGTCCCCGACGGACTTCTCGTCCCGTGCGGAACCTTGAATGTTCTCCTGAAGAAGAGCGGACGCCTGGACCTGATCGTGAGAGGGTTTGCTCACGAGCCGTGGATCCGGGACGGCGCGCGCGTCACGATCGATGCCCGCCGCGCGCCGCGCGTCGGCGACCTGGCTCTCTGCGAGGTCGACCGATGGGGAGATATCCGCAGGCTCCTGGCGAGCGATCGGGAGGGCGGCTGGATCACCGGCCTGGACGCCGTTCCGGGAGCGCGGGGCCGGGTGGCGGCGGACCGTGTCCGGGGTGTCATCGCGGAAGGGTTCGGGGCGGGCAGGGGGTTGGGCCCGGCACTGGCGCTGGCCTATCCGCTCTGGTCGCGTGCTGCGGGGCTCCACTACTGGATTCGCAAGGCCCTCGAAGCGCCCGATTTCGGCACGGGAGCGGCGGCATCCGTCCAGGACAAGTACGCCTCCCAGGTCGACTCCTACTCGGACATGCTCCGATTCCCTCTGGGCGAGGAGCTGCAGGGGCTCCTCGAACGCACCTTTCCGGCCGGAGGCCTGGTTCTCGTGGCCGGGAGCGGGGCGGGCGGAGAGGTCATTCACCTGGCACGACTGGGATACCGCGTCAGCGGCTTTGATTTCCTTCCGGAAATGGTCCGCGCCTCGGTTCGCAACGTCCGTGACTCCGGCGTGAGCGCCGACCTCTTCGAAGCGGACATGGCCGAGCTGGATCGGAAGGGTGCGACGTTCGGGGGAATCTACGTGACCCCGCTGGTCTATTCGTTCGTGCGGGGCCGGGCGCGCCGGGTGCTGAGCCTCGAGCGCCTCGGTCGGCACCTCGACGAGGGAGGCTCGGTCGTCTTCAGCGCCCATCTCATGGCCTCCCCATCCCAGCTCCTGCAGGCCACGATGGCGTGGATCCGCCATGCAGGCCGACGCCGCAGCTACGAGTTCGGAGACTGGTTCACCTGGTTCCTGCGTCCGGACGGAACGATCGGCAAGTCTTACAGCCACATGTTCAGCCAGGCACGGGTCCACGCGGAGGTCCGGGAGGCCGGCTTCCGGTCCTGCCGGAAGGAGGGGGCGTGGTTCGTCGCCTCCGATTTTCGGCCATGAAGGCCGCGATCTCCACCGCCACCCGCCGGATCAGTCGTCGAGGGCGCGATAGGTCTGGTCCAGCAGGATGCGCGGCTCGTCGGCGAGATTCGGGGAGCCGCGGTGCAGGAGGTTCCCGTCCCGGAGCATCGCGTCCCCCCGGCGCATCAGGATCTTGACGGAGTGGACGCGCGGCAGCCGGTAGATGTAGTCCTGGACGCCGAAGTGGTGCAGGCGATGGGAACCCGGAATGACCTCCATCGGTCCGTTCGAATCGGTCACGTCCACGAGAGGCACGTTGAACGTCAGCCGGGTGGGCTTCACCGGCTCATGGCGATCGCCGGGACGATCGTTGGGAACGTCCGGGTGCCAGGCCATGGTGTCCGCGTCCTTGAACGGACATTCGGCCTTGGTGACGCCGTAGCGCCATTTTCCCAGCACCGCGTCCACCAGATCCTCGATGACCGGGTTGCGGCGGAACCGGTCGTCGTCGAGGGGCCCTTTCAGCTTCTCGACATACACCTTGATGTCGAAGCTCATCCGGTTTCGCCCGCGCAGCGACGAGGTGTCGCCGGCCTGGAGGCGGGCCAGCTCCCCCCGATAGATCGGCTGGAACTGCTCGTGCATGGACTCGATCAGGTCGATCGGCAGGAAGCCAGGAAAGATGACGAATCCGTTGAGGTGAAGCTCGTGGAGCCAGAGGTCCTTCTGTTCAGGGGGGGCGCTCAAGGGACGCCTCTGATGTCGGAGTCCACCGCCGGCCAGAAATTCTCATCCTTCCGGAAGTGCAGATAGCGCAGGCGGGCGCCGTCGACGCGGGAGCGCACGCGATCGATCAGATGGGAGTGCGAGGGAAGCTGGTCCACCACGAACGGCAGGTTGCCCAGCAGGTCCGCGAAGCAGCCGCCGTCGTCCGGCGCCAGGAACGTGCGCGCGTCCTTGCGCAGGCGGTAGAACCCGGCCACCGGAAAGGTGCCCACCAGCGGCGTCCCCCGGGTGTACGTTCCCCTGAACGGGCCGCCGGCCGCGACGATCCCCCCGGGACGCCCCAGGACCAGGGTCAGGTCGTCGCTGATCACCTCCCCCTCGCTGTTCATGGCGGACAGGGTCGACTTGCCGGCCCCCGATGGGCCGTAGAACAGGTAGCAGCGTCCGCCGCGCACGATGCTCGCGCCGTGCAGGAAAAAGCCCCCGATGTCGATGGCGAGCCAGGCGACGGCGCTCCTGAGAAAGTTCTCCAGCGCGCGCGGCGCCGGGTCGAGGTCGCCGGAGGCGAGGGCGATCGCTCCCTGGCGGTGCTTCACGTCGATCCAGGATGCGAGGCGGTACGAGACCGTCCGGAAGACGCCGCCGTCGAGGGCGGTGTGCATCCGGTAGACCTCCCAGCCCCGGGCGAACCCCGGGGGAACGAAGTACTCGATCGGCGCCTGGAGCGCGCGCACCCGCAGGGGGCGTCCCGCGCCGGTCGGAGCGGTCAAATAAGGCGCGTAGGCCACCGCCATCCGGTCGGCCAGCGGATCCGGCAGCCCCTCGAACTCCACGGCGACATCGGCGATCTCGACGCGGGCCGCGCGCGACCCGGCGGCGCGCGGCCAGGCGTCGAACGCCTCGACGGGGGGAGGGGATACGGCATCGCGTCGGATCACGTCGGTCTCCGGCAGGCGGATATCCTATCATTATGGTCGCCCGCCCCCCTTCGTGCAGCGCCCGTGGGCTCGTCCCGGGACGTGGGGGCCGGCATGAGGCCCCATGGCGACAGGACTCTTCAAGCTGGTCACGGAATTCCAGCCCAAGGGGGATCAGCCCGAGGCGATCCGGAAGCTGGTCGAGGGGCTGAGGGCCCCGCGCCAGCACCAGGTCCTGCTCGGAATCACCGGCAGCGGCAAGACCTTCACGATGGCCAAGGTGATCGAGGCGGTCGAGCGGCCGACCCTCATCCTGTCGCACAACAAGACCCTGGCGGCGCAGCTCTACCAGGAGTTCCGGCGCTTCTTTCCCGACAACGCCGTCGAGTACTTCGTGTCGTACTACGACTACTACCAGCCGGAGGCGTACGTCCCCCAGAGCGACACGTACATCGAAAAAGAGGCGACGATCAACGACGAGATCGACCGGATGCGGCACTCGGCGACCCGGTCCCTGTTCGAGCGCCGCGACGTCGTCATCGTCGCCTCGGTGTCGTGCATCTACGGTCTCGGCTCGCCCGAGGCCTACCACGGCATGATGCTCCTGCTCGAGCCGGGGATGGAGATCGACCGGGACGCGATGCTCCGCAAGCTGGTCGAGATCCAGTACGAGCGGACGACGTTCGACCTCGAGCGCGGCACGTTCCGGGTACGCGGGGACGTCGTCGAGATCTTCCCGTCCTATGACGACGTCGCCGTCCGGGTGGAGATGTTCGGCGACTCCATCGAGACGATCGCCGTGATCGACCCGTTCCGCGGCGCCGTCTTGAAGAAGCTGCAGCGCATCCCGATCTACCCGAACTCGCACTACGTCACGCCGCGCGATCGGCTGCTCCAGGCGGTGGACAGCATCAAGATCGAGTTGCAGGAGAGGCTGGCCGTTCTCGAGAAGGAGGGAAAGCTCCTCGAAGCGCAGCGCCTGCACCAGCGCACCATGTTCGACCTGGAGATGATCAAGGAGGTCGGCTACTGCACCGGCATCGAGAACTACTCGCGCCACCTGACCGGGCGGAGGCCGGGGGAGGCGCCGCCGAACCTGCTCGACTACCTGCCCAAGGATCATCTGATGATCATCGACGAGAGCCACGTCAGCGTGCCGCAGCTGGGGGGGATGTACTGGGGGGACCGTTCGCGCAAGGAGACGCTGGTCGAGTACGGCTTCCGCCTGCCGTCGGCGCTCGACAACCGCCCGCTGCGCTTCGAGGAGTTCGAGGAGCGGGTCGGCCAGCGGGTCTACGTCTCGGCGACGCCGGGGCCGTACGAGCTGGAGAAGGCGAAGGGGGAGGTGGTCGAGCAGATCATCCGCCCGACCGGTCTGATCGATCCCGAGATCGAGGTGCGGCCGGTCGGCCGACAGGTCGACGACCTGCTGCATGAGGTGCGCCGGCGCGTCGCGGCGGGGGACCGGGTCCTGGTGACCACCCTCACCAAGCGCATGGCCGAGGAGCTGACGCGCTACTACGCCGACCTGGGGGTCCGCGTCGAGTACCTGCACTCGGACATCGACACGCTGCAGCGTGTGCACATCCTGAGAAATTTGCGCAAGGGGGACTTCGACGTCCTGGTCGG
This window of the Candidatus Polarisedimenticolia bacterium genome carries:
- a CDS encoding TIGR04283 family arsenosugar biosynthesis glycosyltransferase, with the translated sequence MIIHAPVPVVRLSMVIPALNEAEALPGTLRSLERQEADPPFEVILADGGSRDGTIPLFQEMTRDWPHGQRSAQVVACPRPGRGEQMNAGAGVAKGDALVFLHADTQLGSGATRAILRALSDPEVIGGGFRHSFSDAGPVLRVISLYATARSLLRGIHYGDQAIFARRSVFEAIGGFTREPLFEDLELSRRLRKRGRVVTLPMAVSTSARRLRQGGIVRTAARFAWLKVRHAFGADPSRLKARYPDVR
- a CDS encoding class I SAM-dependent methyltransferase, whose amino-acid sequence is MNVLLKKSGRLDLIVRGFAHEPWIRDGARVTIDARRAPRVGDLALCEVDRWGDIRRLLASDREGGWITGLDAVPGARGRVAADRVRGVIAEGFGAGRGLGPALALAYPLWSRAAGLHYWIRKALEAPDFGTGAAASVQDKYASQVDSYSDMLRFPLGEELQGLLERTFPAGGLVLVAGSGAGGEVIHLARLGYRVSGFDFLPEMVRASVRNVRDSGVSADLFEADMAELDRKGATFGGIYVTPLVYSFVRGRARRVLSLERLGRHLDEGGSVVFSAHLMASPSQLLQATMAWIRHAGRRRSYEFGDWFTWFLRPDGTIGKSYSHMFSQARVHAEVREAGFRSCRKEGAWFVASDFRP
- a CDS encoding phytanoyl-CoA dioxygenase family protein, translated to MSAPPEQKDLWLHELHLNGFVIFPGFLPIDLIESMHEQFQPIYRGELARLQAGDTSSLRGRNRMSFDIKVYVEKLKGPLDDDRFRRNPVIEDLVDAVLGKWRYGVTKAECPFKDADTMAWHPDVPNDRPGDRHEPVKPTRLTFNVPLVDVTDSNGPMEVIPGSHRLHHFGVQDYIYRLPRVHSVKILMRRGDAMLRDGNLLHRGSPNLADEPRILLDQTYRALDD
- the uvrB gene encoding excinuclease ABC subunit UvrB, with amino-acid sequence MATGLFKLVTEFQPKGDQPEAIRKLVEGLRAPRQHQVLLGITGSGKTFTMAKVIEAVERPTLILSHNKTLAAQLYQEFRRFFPDNAVEYFVSYYDYYQPEAYVPQSDTYIEKEATINDEIDRMRHSATRSLFERRDVVIVASVSCIYGLGSPEAYHGMMLLLEPGMEIDRDAMLRKLVEIQYERTTFDLERGTFRVRGDVVEIFPSYDDVAVRVEMFGDSIETIAVIDPFRGAVLKKLQRIPIYPNSHYVTPRDRLLQAVDSIKIELQERLAVLEKEGKLLEAQRLHQRTMFDLEMIKEVGYCTGIENYSRHLTGRRPGEAPPNLLDYLPKDHLMIIDESHVSVPQLGGMYWGDRSRKETLVEYGFRLPSALDNRPLRFEEFEERVGQRVYVSATPGPYELEKAKGEVVEQIIRPTGLIDPEIEVRPVGRQVDDLLHEVRRRVAAGDRVLVTTLTKRMAEELTRYYADLGVRVEYLHSDIDTLQRVHILRNLRKGDFDVLVGVNLLREGLDLPEVSLVAILDADKEGFLRSAGSLIQTCGRAARNVRGKVLMYADVITQSMRAAIDETNRRRALQEEYNRKNGITPESIVKAIDEVLGSVYEADYFRVPLQEEKGDETARRPEEIETEIAHLQAKMRLAADKMRYEEAAALRDRVRYLKKILVVANA